Proteins encoded together in one Lathyrus oleraceus cultivar Zhongwan6 chromosome 5, CAAS_Psat_ZW6_1.0, whole genome shotgun sequence window:
- the LOC127083710 gene encoding acyl-protein thioesterase 1 yields MSHRNFSTSSGSGNAGRTFEFGRTHVVRPKGKHQATIVWLHGIGDNGSSWSQLLETLPLPNIKWICPTAPTRPVALFGGFPCTAWSDVGDISEDALNDLEGLDASAAHVANLLSTEPANIKLGIGGFSNGAATALHSATCHVLGHYGNGNVYRINLSAIVSLSGWLPCSRTLENKIRGSRDGIRRAASLPLFLGHGRADDVVAYEHGENSARTLSSAGFQNLIFRSYNGLGHYTVPEETDEVCRWLTANLALEGLRLN; encoded by the exons ATGAGTCACAGGAACTTCTCAACTAGTTCTG GTAGTGGAAATGCTGGCAGGACATTTGAGTTTGGAAGGACTCATGTGGTTAGACCTAAAGGAAAGCACCAGGCAACTATAGTTTGGCTACACGGTATTGGCGATAACGGCTCAAG CTGGTCTCAACTATTGGAAACTCTTCCTCTTCCAAAT ATTAAATGGATTTGTCCAACTGCTCCTACGCGGCCTGTAGCCTTATTTGGCGGATTTCCTTGCACTGCTT GGTCTGATGTCGGTGACATTTCCGAAGATGCTCTGAATGATTTGGAGGGTTTGGATGCTTCTGCAGCACATGTTGCCAATCTTTTGTCAACAGAGCCTGCAAATA TCAAACTCGGTATTGGAGGCTTCAGTAACGGCGCTGCAACTGCACTTCACTCGGCTACATGTCATGTTTTGGGACACTATGGGAATGGAAACGTTTATCGTATCAACTTGAGTGCGATTGTTTCTTTAAGTGGCTGGCTTCCTTGTTCAAG GACCTTGGAAAACAAGATTCGTGGATCCCGCGATGGCATAAGACGCGCAGCGTCGTTGCCCTTATTTCTCGGCCATGGGAGGG CTGACGACGTGGTTGCATATGAACACGGAGAGAATTCTGCAAGGACCTTAAGCTCAGCCGGATTCCAGAATCTTATATTTAGAAGCTACAACGG GTTGGGTCATTATACAGTTCCTGAAGAGACTGATGAAGTATGCAGATGGTTAACTGCAAATTTGGCACTTGAGGGGTTAAGATTGAACTAG